One genomic segment of Schistosoma haematobium chromosome 6, whole genome shotgun sequence includes these proteins:
- the SERPINB4_1 gene encoding Serpin B4 (EggNog:ENOG410V4H4~COG:V~MEROPS:MER0023865), whose translation MVLSGSALNTKAEIMKTMQLSECLEHDKVHSGISELLNNCSERGGVNIILSSGLFVERDVSIKQQFEIYLKTYYNALIEHMTFQTDIECARKRINKWVSEQTNGKIQQLLSPGSLKEDTRVVVLATTYFKGLWKSAFPVRNSHVDKFFRLDRSKIDVRFMYINSSFGMVSLPHLKSRAIKIPFKSPK comes from the exons ATGGTTCTGTCTGGAAGTGCATTGAACACAAAGGCTGAGATAATGAAAACAATGCAATTATCTGAATGCTTAGAACATGATAAAGTTCATAGCGGAATAAGTGAACTTCTCAATAACTGTTCAGAACGTGGTGGTGTTAACATTATCCTTAGCAGTGGACTTTTCGTTGAACGTGATGTTAGTATCAAGCAGCAATTCGAAATTTATTTGAAGACTTACTATAATGCACTGATAGAACAT ATGACATTTCAGACGGACATAGAATGTGCTCGTAAACGAATAAACAAGTGGGTTAGTGAACAAACCAACGGAAAGATACAACAACTCCTCTCACCTGGGTCCCTAAAAGAAGACACACGGGTTGTAGTGTTAGCTACTACATATTTCAAAG GTTTATGGAAATCGGCTTTTCCTGTGCGCAACTCTCACGTTGATAAGTTTTTTCGTCTAGACAGGTCAAAAATAGACGTAAGGTTTATGTATATTAATTCCTCATTCGGCATGGTCAGCCTGCCACATTTGAAGTCACGAGCTATCAAGATACCTTTCAAGAGTCCTAAGTAA
- the SERPINB4_1 gene encoding Serpin B4, variant 2 (EggNog:ENOG410V4H4~COG:V~MEROPS:MER0018990), whose translation MDVRLSLMNFSEKFYGKLLEENKNKLENTFLSPFNIYTTLGMVLSGSALNTKAEIMKTMQLSECLEHDKVHSGISELLNNCSERGGVNIILSSGLFVERDVSIKQQFEIYLKTYYNALIEHMTFQTDIECARKRINKWVSEQTNGKIQQLLSPGSLKEDTRVVVLATTYFKGLWKSAFPVRNSHVDKFFRLDRSKIDVRFMYINSSFGMVSLPHLKSRAIKIPFKSPKFSLLVVLPNTNDGLPDLLKSLCKDKGISSILSSNFTDTSIHLYLPKFKLKEGSAISLVDYLQKMGMREAFCPGSANFTNMSESSNFCIGDILHKAILEVDERGAVAAAATSVEFINLSLCESEEPEVEFRVDHPFFISIIWNNTVPVFLGHVVAPTE comes from the exons ATGGATGTACGATTATCGCTTATGAACTTCAGCGAAAAGTTTTATGGGAAGTTATTGGAAGAAAACAAGA ACAAACTGGAGAATACTTTCCTCTCTCCTTTCAATATCTATACTACCCTCGGAATGGTTCTGTCTGGAAGTGCATTGAACACAAAGGCTGAGATAATGAAAACAATGCAATTATCTGAATGCTTAGAACATGATAAAGTTCATAGCGGAATAAGTGAACTTCTCAATAACTGTTCAGAACGTGGTGGTGTTAACATTATCCTTAGCAGTGGACTTTTCGTTGAACGTGATGTTAGTATCAAGCAGCAATTCGAAATTTATTTGAAGACTTACTATAATGCACTGATAGAACAT ATGACATTTCAGACGGACATAGAATGTGCTCGTAAACGAATAAACAAGTGGGTTAGTGAACAAACCAACGGAAAGATACAACAACTCCTCTCACCTGGGTCCCTAAAAGAAGACACACGGGTTGTAGTGTTAGCTACTACATATTTCAAAG GTTTATGGAAATCGGCTTTTCCTGTGCGCAACTCTCACGTTGATAAGTTTTTTCGTCTAGACAGGTCAAAAATAGACGTAAGGTTTATGTATATTAATTCCTCATTCGGCATGGTCAGCCTGCCACATTTGAAGTCACGAGCTATCAAGATACCTTTCAAGAGTCCTAA ATTCTCATTATTGGTTGTTCTTCCAAACACAAATGACGGATTACCTGATTTACTGAAATCATTGTGTAAAGACAAAGGAATTTCATCAATTCTTTCTTCTAACTTTACGGATACCAGTATACACTTGTACTTACCGAAGTTCAAACTGAAGGAAGGCAGTGCTATAAGCCTTGTAGACTATCTACAGAAAATGGGAATGAGAGAGGCTTTTTGTCCAGGATCAGCTAACTTTACAAACATGTCTGAATCAAGTAATTTTTGTATAGGAGATATACTTCATAAGGCTATTCTTGAA GTGGATGAGCGAGGTGCAGTGGCAGCTGCAGCCACTTCTGTAGAATTTATTAATCTTTCTTTATGTGAATCTGAAGAACCTGAAGTGGAATTCCGTGTTGATCATCCATTCTTTATTTCAATTATATGGAACAATACTGTGCCAGTATTTCTTGGACATGTAGTAGCTCCAACGGAGTAG